Proteins encoded in a region of the Stieleria neptunia genome:
- a CDS encoding four helix bundle protein: protein MLTLATGVIDLKSDLPDRTFTFAKRIVKLCQTLEEQRGVAQTLGRQLIRSGTSVGANIEEGQASHSRKDFALKCNIACREARETLYWLRLIAETDIVPADRLKSLMEECNELIAILTTIVKKVRE from the coding sequence GTGCTGACACTCGCGACAGGGGTAATTGATTTGAAAAGTGATTTACCGGATCGGACGTTCACATTCGCCAAGCGAATTGTCAAACTCTGCCAAACATTGGAAGAGCAACGCGGTGTCGCTCAAACGCTGGGTCGGCAACTGATCCGCTCGGGAACATCTGTTGGGGCCAACATCGAAGAAGGCCAAGCGAGTCACAGTCGTAAGGATTTCGCGTTGAAGTGCAACATTGCATGTCGTGAGGCTAGAGAAACGTTGTATTGGTTAAGGTTGATCGCAGAAACGGATATCGTTCCGGCCGACCGCCTAAAGTCGCTGATGGAGGAATGCAACGAACTCATCGCGATTCTCACGACGATCGTCAAGAAAGTTCGGGAATAG